The Burkholderia pyrrocinia genomic sequence CGACGCGGCCGAAAGGTATCGCGGGACTGCGAGTAAGAGAGTGGGCCTGCAGTGACTGTGGTGTCGAGCATGATCGTGATACCAACGCTGCGCTGAACATTCTCCGATGCGGACGTGCATCGCCAAGTGTGGGAATCCACCGCCTTTAGGCGGCGGAGGACGTCAAGTCAGCTCATCCAGTTGCCGCCGTCGACGTTCAGCGTCTGGGCGGTGATGTAATCGGCGTCGGCCGACGCGAGGAACAGCGCGGCGCCCGTCAGGTCGCCCGGCACGCCCATGCGGCCGAGCGGCACGGCTTCGCCGACCAGCCGCTTCTTCTCGCCGAGCGGCCGGTTCTCGTAGCGCGCGAACAGCGCGTCGACCTGCTCCCACATCGGCGTGTCGACGACGCCCGGCGCGATCCCGTTCACGTTGATCCGGTGCGGCGCGAGCGCGAGCGCGGCCGACTGCGTATAGCTGATCACCGCCGCCTTGGTCGCGCAGTAGTGCGAAACGAGCGCCTCGCCGCGACGGCCGGCCTGCGACGACATGTTGACGATCTTGCCGCCGCGCCCCTGCTCGACCATCCGCTGCGCGACGGCCTGCATCAGGAAGAACAGCCCTTTCACGTTGACCGCGAACAGCCGGTCGAACACGTCCCACGATTCGTCGAGGATCGGGCGCATGTCGAACAGCGCCGCGTTGTTGAACAGGATGTCGACACCGCCGAAGCGCTCGACGGCGGTGGCGACGATCCGCTCGATGTCGTCGCGGCGCGTGACGTCCGCGGTGACGGCCACCGCGCGGCCGGGGTTCGCTTCGATGAGCCGCGCAAGCGAGCCGCCTGCCGGCTTCACGTCGACGAGCACGCAGCGCGCGCCTTCGTCCAGATAGCGTTGCGCGACCGCCTCGCCGATGCCGCTTGCGGCGCCCGTCAGGATCGCGACCTTGTCTTCCAGTCTCACTGGTTGTCTCCGGTTCGTTCTGCTGTACGACGGTCGCGAGGTGAGCGAACGCTCGCCGACCGATCAATTGCTCTGTTGTTGATCGAATGATCGGATACGCGATTCGCGCTGTCAAGGCAACGCGACGGCTTTCTATGACGCGCTGCGGCACAACGGCGCATCGCACCGGCCCGCAGCGCACGCCCGGCAAGGCGCGGCGCGCGCGGTGCGGTGCGGCCGGATCGGCGATGAAGGGGACGGAGCGTGGACGGAACGGGGAATTCGCGCTGCACGGCGCGGCGATACGTTATATCATCGCCGTACTCTGTTTCCCCTGCCTGCTTCACGCCATGGCTACCTCATCGCCCATTGACGCCCGGCTGTCCCGGGCCGACGCATTCGCCGCCGAGCACGGGCTCGCGTGGACGCCGCTGCGCCGCCAGGTCTACGAACGCGTGCTGGCCGCGCAGCGCCCGATCGGCGCGTACGACCTGCTCGCCGAGCTCGAACCGCAGCGCGGCCGCGTGCCGCCCACGACCGTCTATCGCGCGCTGGATTTCCTCGTCGAGCACGGTTTCATCCACCGGATCGAATCGAAGAACGCGTTCTTCGCGTGCTGCGAGATCGGCGTGCCGCACGAAGGCCAGTTCCTGATCTGCGATTCGTGCGGCGACACCGTCGAGATTCCCGGCGGCGACCTCGCGAAGCAGTTGTCCGCGAGCGAGCCCGCGCACGGTTTCGAAGTCCACCACCAGGTCGTCGAGCTGAGCGGCCTGTGCGGGCACTGCAAGCGCAAGCCCGCACAACGCTGACGCCGCATCGCGCGGCGCATGTGCCGCCTTTCCAACGAGGAGTTTCATGTCCATTGCCTTGAAGCGCGCGCCGCGGCGCGCCCTGTCGCCTGTCCGCTGGCTTTCCGCCGCTGCCGCCGCGCTGTCGCTCGCGGCGCCCGCGTTCGCGCAGGCCGCGACCGTCAACGTCGTCGCCGCCGAGAATTTCTACGGCGATGTCGCGGCGCAGATCGGCGGCCGCCACGTCGCGGTCACGAGCATCCTCAGCAATCCCGACCAGGATCCGCACCTGTTCGAAGCCAGCCCGAAGACCGCCCGCGCGCTCCAGCACGCGCAGGTCGTGATCTACAACGGCGCCGACTACGATCCGTGGATGGGCAAGCTGCTCGGCGCATCGAAGCAGGCGAAGCGCGCGACGATCGTCGTCGCCGATCTCGTCGGCAAGAAGGCCGGCGACAACCCGCACCTGTGGTACGACCCGGCGACGATGCCGGCCGCCGCGCGCGCGATCGCGGCCGAGTTCGGCCGCGCCGACCCGGCGAACAAGGCCGACTACGACGCGAACCTGCAGAAGTTCGTCGCGTCGCTGAAGCCCGTCGACGACAAGGTCGCCGCGCTGCGCGCGCAGTACAAGGGCGTGCCGGTGACGGCCACCGAGCCCGTGTTCGGCTACATGTCCGACGCGATCGGGCTCGACATGCGCAACCAGCGCTTCCAGCTCGCGACGATGAACGACACCGAGGCGAGCGCGCAGGACGTCGCGGCGTTCGAGAACGACCTGCGCAAGAAGCAGGTGCGCGTACTGATCTACAACAGCCAGGCCGAAGCGCCGATGACCAAGCGCATGCTGAAGATCGCGCGCGACGGCGGCGTGCCGGCCGTCAGCGTCACCGAGACGCAGCCTGCCGGCAAGACCTTCCAGCAATGGATGGCCGGCCAGCTCGATGCGCTCTCCAGCGCGCTTTCGGCCGGCAAGAAATAAGCGACTGCAACGACATGACCGCCACTCCCCACGCACTCGCAGTCGATCGCGTCACGCTCGAACTGGGCGGACGCACGATCCTGCGCGACGTCAGCTTCTCGATCGAACCCGGCGAATTCGTCGGCGTGCTCGGGCCGAACGGCGCGGGCAAGACGACGCTGATGCGCGCGGTGCTCGGCCTCGTGCCCGTCTCGGCCGGCACGCTGTCGGTCGGCGGCGTGCCGGTCGTGCGCGGCAACGCGTCGATCGGCTACATGCCGCAGATCAGGAGCGGCCTCGCGAACCGCCGGATGCGCGGCTACGACTTCGTCGCGATGGCCGCCGACGGCCATCGCTGGGGGCTGCCGCACACCAACGCGGCGACGCGCCGCGACGTCGACCGCGTGCTCGACCTCGTCGGCGGCCCGACGCTCGCGCGCCGGCCGCTGTCGGAGTTGTCGGGCGGCGAGCGGCAGCGCCTGCTGCTCGCGCAGTGCCTGCTCGGCAGCCCGAAGCTGCTGCTGCTCGACGAGCCGCTGATCAGCCTCGACCCGAACCACCAGCGCGGCGTGGTCGAACTCGTGCGCAACGTGCAGCGCGAGCTCGGCATCACCGTGCTGTTCTCCGCGCACGAACTGAATCCGCTGCTGAACGCGCTCGACCGCGTGCTGTATCTCGGCAATGGCGTCGCGGCGCTCGGCACCGTCGACGAGGTGATCACGAAGCCCGTGCTGTCGCGCCTCTACGGATCGCCGATCGACGTGATGCGCGTGAACGGCAAGATCTTCGTGATGTCGGGCGACGTCGAGATCGAGAAGCACGACCACGAACACGAGGACGACGACGGCCACTCGCACGGCGGCGGCCACGGCCATCACCACCACGGACACGCTCATCCCGGGCATTCGCACGATGTTTGAATACGACTTCATGATCAATGCCTTCGCGGCGTCGGGCATCGTCGCGGTGCTCGCGGGCATCGTCGGCTACTTCCTGGTGCTGCGCGGGCAGACCTTCGCCGGCCATGCGCTGTCGCACGTCGGCTTCACCGGCGCGACGGGCGCGGTGCTGCTCGGCATCTCGCCGATCTGGGGGATGGTCGGCTTCACGCTCGCGGCCGGGATCGGGATGGGCGCGCTCGGCGAACGGCTTGCGGGCCGCGACGTCGCGATCGGCGTGATCCTGTCGGGCGCGCTCGGCTTCGGCCTGCTGTTCCTGCATTTCTATACGTCGTTCGCGACGCAGGTGACCGCGCTGCTGTTCGGCAACGTGCTCGCGGTCAACCACGACACGCTCGCGGTACTGGCCGGCATCGGCGCGGTGAGCCTGATCGCGCTCGCGCTGATCGCGCGGCCGCTGCTGTTCGCGTCGCTGCAGCCCGAACTGGCCGAAGCCAAGGGCGTGTCGCTGCGCACGGTGTCGATGCTGTTCCTCGCGGTGTGCGCGCTCGCGGTGGCCGCCGCGACGCAGATCGTCGGCGTGCTGCTCGTGTTCACGCTGCTGGTCGGGCCGGCCGCGGCCGCGCAGAACGTGTCGACGCGGCTGTCGACGGGCGTGCTGCTCGCCGCGCTGTTCGCGCTGTTCGAGGCGTGGGCCGGCATCACGCTTGCATATCACACCGACTGGCCGACGAGCTTCTGGATCACCGCGCTGTCGGCGCTCGTGTACGGCGCGAGCCTGTTGCGACGCCACTGATCGCCGCCCGATGCCAATGAAAACGCCGGCGTGCCCGAGGGCAGCGCCGGCGTTTTTTATGCGCCTGCAATCGCGTGCGGCGATGCGTG encodes the following:
- a CDS encoding L-iditol 2-dehydrogenase; the protein is MRLEDKVAILTGAASGIGEAVAQRYLDEGARCVLVDVKPAGGSLARLIEANPGRAVAVTADVTRRDDIERIVATAVERFGGVDILFNNAALFDMRPILDESWDVFDRLFAVNVKGLFFLMQAVAQRMVEQGRGGKIVNMSSQAGRRGEALVSHYCATKAAVISYTQSAALALAPHRINVNGIAPGVVDTPMWEQVDALFARYENRPLGEKKRLVGEAVPLGRMGVPGDLTGAALFLASADADYITAQTLNVDGGNWMS
- a CDS encoding Fur family transcriptional regulator; this translates as MATSSPIDARLSRADAFAAEHGLAWTPLRRQVYERVLAAQRPIGAYDLLAELEPQRGRVPPTTVYRALDFLVEHGFIHRIESKNAFFACCEIGVPHEGQFLICDSCGDTVEIPGGDLAKQLSASEPAHGFEVHHQVVELSGLCGHCKRKPAQR
- a CDS encoding metal ABC transporter permease — encoded protein: MFEYDFMINAFAASGIVAVLAGIVGYFLVLRGQTFAGHALSHVGFTGATGAVLLGISPIWGMVGFTLAAGIGMGALGERLAGRDVAIGVILSGALGFGLLFLHFYTSFATQVTALLFGNVLAVNHDTLAVLAGIGAVSLIALALIARPLLFASLQPELAEAKGVSLRTVSMLFLAVCALAVAAATQIVGVLLVFTLLVGPAAAAQNVSTRLSTGVLLAALFALFEAWAGITLAYHTDWPTSFWITALSALVYGASLLRRH
- a CDS encoding metal ABC transporter solute-binding protein, coding for MSIALKRAPRRALSPVRWLSAAAAALSLAAPAFAQAATVNVVAAENFYGDVAAQIGGRHVAVTSILSNPDQDPHLFEASPKTARALQHAQVVIYNGADYDPWMGKLLGASKQAKRATIVVADLVGKKAGDNPHLWYDPATMPAAARAIAAEFGRADPANKADYDANLQKFVASLKPVDDKVAALRAQYKGVPVTATEPVFGYMSDAIGLDMRNQRFQLATMNDTEASAQDVAAFENDLRKKQVRVLIYNSQAEAPMTKRMLKIARDGGVPAVSVTETQPAGKTFQQWMAGQLDALSSALSAGKK
- a CDS encoding ABC transporter ATP-binding protein; the encoded protein is MTATPHALAVDRVTLELGGRTILRDVSFSIEPGEFVGVLGPNGAGKTTLMRAVLGLVPVSAGTLSVGGVPVVRGNASIGYMPQIRSGLANRRMRGYDFVAMAADGHRWGLPHTNAATRRDVDRVLDLVGGPTLARRPLSELSGGERQRLLLAQCLLGSPKLLLLDEPLISLDPNHQRGVVELVRNVQRELGITVLFSAHELNPLLNALDRVLYLGNGVAALGTVDEVITKPVLSRLYGSPIDVMRVNGKIFVMSGDVEIEKHDHEHEDDDGHSHGGGHGHHHHGHAHPGHSHDV